A genomic stretch from Megachile rotundata isolate GNS110a chromosome 1, iyMegRotu1, whole genome shotgun sequence includes:
- the LOC100881701 gene encoding uncharacterized protein LOC100881701 isoform X4, translating to MLGRLRAAFFSLVIATSLLQCTQQQGSRQNREVVLNISDDQKTQYLNQDFYSNAYNYGYEISPSGQFHHEVRGPDDITYGCYGYIDPYGKLKTTFYISDGWGYRVVQPGNAVELFHHEHEHHHDDSNHEDHGDHDHHDHHGVITEWRDLFFPEICRHFDGTGSGPVKPPGGPGTDGSSIGATPVRPGQPQYPQPPDYPAQPGYPGYPGTPGIPGTPGTPGAPAKPGTPPQPAYPGTPGTPGIPGIPGTPGTPGTSPQPGYPGTPGTPGHPGTPGTPGTPGNPPQPGHPGTPGIPGIPGTPGTPPQPGHPGTPGHPGTPGTPGTPGTPGFPPTPGHPGTPGTSGTPGIPGFPPKPGRPGTPGHPGTPGTPGTPETPGIPPRPGHPGTPGTPGTPGTPGFPPTPGHPGTPGTPGTPGTPGFPPTPGHPGTPGTPGTPGTPGLPPTPGHPGTPGTPGTPGVPGTPGIPPRPGHPGTPGTPGTPGTPGFPPTPGHPGTPGTPGTPGTPGRPGIPPRPGHPGTPGTPGTPGTPGFPPTPGHPGTPGTPGTPGTPGIPPTPGHPGTPGTPGTPGAPGTSGIPPRPGHPGTPGTPGTPGTPGFPPTPGQPGTPGTPGTPGTPGFPPTPGHPGTPGTPGTPGTPGLPPTPGHPGASGTPGTPGAPGTPGIPPRPGHPGTPGTPGTPGTPGIPSRPGHPGTPGSPGFPPKPGHPGTPGTPGTPGTPGFPLTPGHPGTPGTPGTPGTPGIPSRPGHPGTPGIPGTPGYPPTPGHPGTPPQPGHPGTPGHPGTPGTPGTPGTPGFPPTPGHPGTPGIPGTPSYPPTPGHPGTPPQPGHPGTPGHPGTPGTPGTPGTPGFPPTPGHPGTPGIPGTPGYPPTPGHPGTPPQPGHPGTPGHPGTPGTPGTPGTPGFPPTPGHPGTPGIPGTPGYPPTPGHPGTPPQPGHPGTPGHPGTPGTPGTPGTPGFPPKPGHPGTPGHPGTPGTPGFPPQPGHPGTPGRPPQPGHPGIPGTPGTPGTPPQPGHPGTPGIPPQPGHPGTPPQPGHPGIPGTPGYPGYPGTPGAPGTPPQPGHPGTPDTPGIPPRPGYPGFPGTPGTPGTPGIPGTPGIPPRPGHPGMPGTPGTPGTPGTPGIPGTPGIPPRPVHPGIPGTPGTPGIPGTPGTPGIPPRPGHPGKPGKPPHPAHPGIPGTPGIPGTPGTPGFPPQPGHPGIPGSPGYPGYPGTPGTPGAPPQPGHPGTPGTPPYPGHPGTPGVPPQPGYPGTSPQPGHPGIPGTPGTPGIPGTPGTPPQPGHPGTPGIPGHPGYPGYPGAPGAPPQPGFPGTDGIPGTPGHPGAPSQPGYPGHPAYPGSPEGPGTPGTPSQPGYPGYPGYPGTPGTPGVPGKPGRPGKPGKPGKPGKPGHPGTVHPTPPYPGEGSTETVPGSPSYPPYPGSPAEPVTPSYPPYPGHPGPVGPPASPGTPGIPGHPGRPGKPGKPGHPSHPEYPGSPGIPGTPGYPGSPGVPGSPGIPGKPGKPGKPGKPGTPPVPSHPGHPGFPGHPGTPGTPGTPPTPPHPGTPGTPGIPGIPGTPGTPGTPPIPPYPGTPGTPGIPGHPGTPGTPGTPPVPPYPGTPGHPGIPGHPGTPGTPGTPPIPPPPGTPGTPGIPGIPGTPGTPGTPPIPPYPGTPGTPGTPGHPGTPGIPGTPPIPPYPGTPGHPGTPGTPGTPPIPPYPGTPGTPGTPGHPGTPGIPGTPPIPPYPGTPGHPGTPGTPGTPPIPPYPGTPGTPGTPGHPGTPGIPGTPPIPPYPGTPGTPGYPGTPGTPGTPGHPGTPGTPGTPPIPPRPGTPGTPGIPGIPGTPGTPGTPPIPPYPGAPGTPGHPGTPGIPGRPGIPPTPPHPGTPGQPGKPGHPGTPGYPGFPGTSQPGHPPYPGYPPYPEGPIGGVGPDGPNGPWPNGPDGPAGPGGPEGPGGPGGPVGGVGGVGGVGGDGGVGPDGPDGPWPTGSPGPDGPWPGDPDYVPGVKPTSRPRHEGPVKVEYPLKYYEPTTPATEHFDQPFYGSYGQKQTDRLTSHSKIASEFTKNESLDETYEKNVEPTAPVYPTKISSPFGVKDTRFQDQYRKFGYHSGQVNQNADEVNSLLETQRKEAQKYSGQENKSNVDGVKKVFPAEKPQGPYNAKYFGQEKYQETSREDRKYTQQVTKFGIEPTGEDRRVGTSSEECDCNTRTSGRPTKISRPRGNA from the exons ATGCTCGGCCGTTTGCGCGCCGCTTTCTTCAGCCTG GTGATTGCCACATCGCTGTTGCAATGCACTCAGCAGCAAGGAAGCAGGCAGAACAGAGAAGTGGTACTGAACATCAGTGATGATCAAAAAACTCAATACTTGAACCAAGACTTCTACTCAA ATGCATATAATTATGGTTACGAAATCAGCCCGAGTGGACAGTTTCATCACGAAGTACGTGGGCCAGATGACATAACATATGGATGCTACGGGTACATAGATCcatatggaaaattgaaaacaacGTTCTACATAAGTGACGGGTGGGGATACCGTGTGGTACAACCCGGCAATGCAGTTGAATTATTCCATCACGAGCATGAACATCATCACGATGATTCGAATCATGAAGACCATGGCGATCATGATCATCACGATCATCATGGTGTAATTACGGAATGGAGGGACTTGTTTTTCCCTGAAATTTGCAGACACTTTGATGGCACAGGTAGCGGTCCAGTTAAACCGCCTGGAG GTCCGGGCACGGATGGTTCAAGCATTGGAGCAACACCGGTACGACCAGGACAACCTCAATATCCACAACCACCAGATTATCCTGCACAACCCG GATATCCAGGATATCCAGGAACGCCTGGAATACCGGGAACACCAGGCACACCTGGAGCACCAGCCAAACCGGGAACACCACCGCAACCGGCATATCCTGGCACACCTGGAACACCAGGAATACCGGGTATACCAGGAACACCAGGTACGCCAGGCACATCACCACAACCTGGATACCCAGGAACACCCGGAACACCTGGACACCCTGGAACACCTGGAACACCAGGGACACCAGGAAATCCACCACAACCTGGGCATCCTGGAACACCTGGAATTCCGGGAATACCTGGAACACCAGGAACGCCACCACAGCCCGGACATCCTGGAACACCGGGACATCCAGGTACGCCAGGAACACCAGGCACTCCAGGAACGCCAGGATTCCCACCAACACCGGGACATCCAGGTACACCCGGAACATCAGGCACACCAGGAATTCCAGGATTTCCACCGAAACCTGGACGTCCAGGAACACCAGGACATCCAGGTACGCCAGGCACACCAGGCACACCAGAAACGCCAGGAATTCCGCCAAGACCTGGACACCCTGGTACACCCGGCACCCCAGGAACACCAGGAACGCCAGGATTCCCACCAACACCTGGACATCCAGGTACACCCGGAACCCCAGGAACACCAGGAACGCCAGGATTCCCACCAACACCTGGACATCCAGGTACACCCGGAACTCCAGGCACACCAGGAACGCCAGGACTCCCACCAACACCAGGACATCCAGGTACGCCAGGCACTCCAGGCACACCAGGCGTACCGGGAACGCCAGGAATTCCACCGAGACCTGGACACCCTGGTACACCCGGCACCCCAGGAACACCAGGAACGCCAGGATTCCCACCAACACCAGGACACCCAGGTACGCCAGGCACACCAGGCACACCAGGCACACCAGGAAGGCCAGGAATTCCACCGAGACCTGGACACCCTGGTACACCCGGAACCCCAGGTACACCAGGAACGCCAGGATTCCCACCAACACCTGGACATCCTGGTACACCCGGAACTCCAGGCACACCAGGAACGCCAGGAATTCCACCAACACCAGGACACCCAGGTACGCCAGGCACACCAGGCACACCAGGCGCACCAGGAACGTCAGGAATTCCACCGAGACCTGGACACCCCGGTACACCCGGAACCCCAGGAACACCAGGCACGCCAGGATTCCCACCAACGCCTGGACAACCCGGTACACCCGGAACCCCAGGAACACCAGGAACGCCAGGATTCCCACCAACACCTGGACATCCAGGTACACCCGGAACTCCAGGCACACCAGGAACGCCAGGACTCCCACCAACACCAGGACATCCAGGTGCGTCAGGCACTCCAGGCACACCAGGCGCACCGGGAACGCCCGGAATTCCACCGAGACCTGGACACCCTGGTACGCCAGGCACACCAGGCACACCAGGAACGCCAGGAATTCCATCGAGACCTGGACACCCTGGTACACCCGGATCTCCAGGATTTCCACCGAAACCTGGGCACCCTGGTACACCCGGAACCCCAGGTACACCAGGAACGCCAGGATTTCCACTAACACCTGGACATCCTGGTACACCCGGAACTCCAGGCACACCAGGAACACCAGGAATTCCATCGAGACCTGGACACCCTGGTACACCAGGCATTCCAGGAACTCCAGGTTACCCTCCGACACCTGGGCACCCTGGTACACCACCACAGCCAGGACATCCTGGGACACCAGGACATCCAGGTACGCCAGGCACACCAGGCACACCGGGAACTCCAGGTTTCCCACCGACACCTGGACACCCTGGTACACCAGGCATTCCAGGAACTCCAAGTTACCCTCCGACACCTGGGCACCCTGGTACACCACCACAGCCAGGACATCCTGGAACACCGGGACATCCAGGTACGCCAGGCACACCAGGCACACCGGGAACTCCAGGTTTCCCACCGACACCTGGACACCCTGGTACACCAGGCATTCCAGGAACTCCAGGTTACCCTCCGACACCTGGGCACCCTGGTACACCACCACAGCCAGGACATCCTGGGACACCGGGACATCCAGGTACGCCAGGCACACCAGGCACACCGGGAACTCCAGGTTTCCCACCGACACCTGGACACCCTGGTACACCAGGCATTCCAGGAACTCCAGGTTACCCTCCGACACCTGGGCACCCTGGTACACCACCACAGCCAGGACATCCTGGAACTCCGGGTCATCCAGGTACGCCAGGCACACCAGGAACGCCAGGAACTCCAGGATTTCCACCGAAACCGGGACATCCAGGAACACCGGGACATCCAGGTACACCGGGAACTCCAGGTTTTCCACCACAACCTGGACACCCAGGAACACCAGGAAGACCACCACAGCCAGGTCATCCTGGAATTCCAGGCACACCGGGCACGCCGGGAACGCCACCGCAACCAGGACATCCAGGAACACCAGGAATCCCACCACAACCCGGACATCCTGGAACACCGCCACAACCTGGTCATCCCGGAATACCTGGAACTCCAGGATACCCCGGATATCCTGGAACACCGGGAGCACCGGGAACGCCACCACAACCCGGACATCCAGGAACTCCAGATACCCCAGGAATTCCACCAAGGCCTGGGTACCCTGGTTTTCCTGGAACGCCGGGTACGCCAGGCACACCTGGTATACCCGGTACCCCTGGAATCCCACCACGACCTGGACATCCAGGAATGCCTGGCACTCCAGGTACACCCGGTACACCTGGCACACCGGGTATACCAGGTACCCCTGGAATTCCGCCACGACCAGTACATCCTGGAATCCCAGGAACACCTGGAACTCCTGGCATTCCAGGCACCCCAGGTACACCAGGAATACCGCCACGACCCGGTCATCCCGGAAAACCAGGAAAACCCCCACACCCTGCACACCCCGGAATACCTGGAACACCTGGCATACCGGGCACACCGGGAACTCCTGGATTTCCACCACAACCGGGCCATCCCGGAATACCAGGTAGTCCAGGATACCCTGGATATCCTGGGACACCGGGTACACCCGGAGCGCCACCGCAACCCGGTCATCCTGGAACACCGGGAACGCCACCGTATCCCGGACACCCTGGTACACCAGGCGTACCACCACAACCTGGATATCCAGGAACATCACCACAACCCGGACATCCTGGAATACCTGGAACTCCAGGCACTCCAGGAATACCAGGTACACCAGGAACACCACCGCAACCTGGACATCCTGGTACACCAGGAATTCCAGGACACCCTGGATATCCCGGTTATCCTGGTGCACCAGGAGCACCGCCTCAACCCGGATTTCCTGGCACTGACGGCATACCTGGAACACCTGGGCATCCCGGAGCACCATCACAACCTGGATATCCTGGCCATCCTGCATACCCTGGAAGTCCCGAAGGTCCTGGTACCCCTGGAACGCCATCACAACCTGGATACCCTGGATACCCCGGTTACCCTGGCACACCTGGTACTCCTGGTGTACCTGGAAAGCCTGGAAGACCCGGCAAGCCTGGTAAACCTGGCAAACCCGGCAAACCTGGCCATCCTGGTACTGTGCATCCGACTCCTCCGTACCCGGGTGAAGGTAGTACGGAAACGGTCCCTGGAAGTCCTTCATATCCCCCTTATCCTGGTTCCCCTGCTGAGCCAGTAACTCCGTCCTATCCGCCGTACCCCGGACATCCTGGTCCTGTTGGACCACCTGCTTCTCCCGGAACGCCTGGCATACCCGGACACCCAGGTAGACCAGGAAAGCCTGGTAAACCTGGCCACCCATCCCATCCAGAATATCCTGGTAGTCCTGGAATACCTGGCACACCTGGATATCCTGGAAGTCCCGGTGTACCTGGTTCCCCCGGAATTCCTGGAAAACCTGGAAAACCCGGTAAACCTGGAAAGCCTGGAACACCACCTGTTCCATCGCATCCTGGCCATCCTGGATTTCCTGGTCATCCTGGAACTCCAGGTACTCCTGGAACTCCTCCCACACCGCCCCACCCTGGTACTCCGGGTACACCAGGCATTCCCGGTATACCTGGAACACCAGGCACACCAGGAACGCCGCCAATTCCACCATACCCTGGTACCCCCGGTACCCCTGGTATACCAGGGCATCCTGGCACACCTGGCACTCCTGGAACTCCGCCAGTACCTCCATATCCGGGCACTCCAGGGCATCCTGGAATTCCTGGTCATCCTGGAACACCAGGTACTCCTGGAACTCCCCCCATACCGCCCCCTCCTGGTACGCCAGGCACACCCGGCATTCCCGGTATACCTGGAACACCAGGCACACCCGGAACGCCGCCAATTCCACCATACCCTGGTACCCCAGGCACTCCTGGCACCCCCGGACATCCCGGAACCCCTGGAATTCCTGGAACGCCGCCGATACCCCCATATCCTGGCACTCCTGGTCATCCGGGAACTCCAGGTACTCCTGGAACTCCACCAATTCCACCATATCCTGGTACCCCAGGCACTCCTGGCACCCCCGGACATCCCGGAACTCCTGGAATTCCTGGAACGCCGCCGATACCCCCATATCCTGGCACTCCTGGTCATCCGGGAACTCCAGGTACTCCTGGAACTCCACCAATTCCACCATATCCTGGTACCCCAGGCACTCCTGGCACCCCCGGACATCCCGGAACCCCTGGAATTCCTGGAACGCCGCCGATACCCCCATATCCTGGCACTCCTGGAACTCCTGGTTACCCTGGAACCCCCGGTACTCCTGGAACTCCTGGTCACCCTGGAACCCCAGGTACTCCTGGAACTCCGCCGATACCGCCTCGCCCTGGTACTCCGGGCACACCAGGCATTCCCGGTATACCTGGAACACCAGGTACCCCCGGAACGCCGCCAATACCGCCATATCCTGGTGCCCCAGGAACTCCCGGACATCCTGGAACACCTGGTATTCCCGGACGTCCAGGCATTCCTCCTACTCCACCACATCCAGGAACTCCTGGTCAACCAGGTAAACCTGGTCATCCTGGTACTCCAGGCTATCCGGGTTTCCCTGGAACGTCACAACCAG GTCATCCTCCGTATCCAGGATATCCACCGTACCCTGAAGGTCCAATAGGAGGTGTTGGTCCCGATGGTCCCAACGGTCCATGGCCGAATGGCCCAGATGGTCCCGCAGGTCCAGGAGGTCCTGAAGGACCTGGAGGTCCCGGAGGTCCTGTTGGTGGTGTCGGAGGGGTTGGAGGTGTAGGCGGCGATGGAGGCGTTGGACCTGATGGGCCAGACGGTCCGTGGCCAACTGGGTCTCCTGGTCCTGACGGACCATGGCCAGGCGATCCAGATTATGTCCCTGGAGTAAAGCCTACATCTCGACCTCGACATGAAGGGCCTGTCAAAGTAGAATACCCTCTAAAATATTACGAACCTACTACACCAGCTACCGAACACTTCGACCAACCATTTTACGGAAGCTACGGCCAAAAGCAAACAGATCGACTAACTTCACACTCCAAAATTGCGTCAGAATTTACCAAGAACGAATCGTTGGATGAGACTTACGAGAAGAACGTCGAGCCCACAGCTCCAGTGTATCCAACTAAAATAAGCAGCCCGTTCGGTGTGAAGGATACGCGATTCCAAGATCAATACAGAAAATTCGGTTACCATTCGGGTCAAGTAAATCAAAACGCGGACGAAGTTAACTCCTTGTTGGAAACGCAGCGGAAGGAGGCCCAGAAGTATTCCGGTCAAGAGAACAAAAGCAACGTCGACGGTGTGAAGAAAGTCTTTCCCGCGGAAAAACCTCAAGGCCCCTACAACGCGAAATACTTCGGTCAAGAGAAATACCAGGAAACTTCCCGTGAGGATCGCAAGTACACTCAACAGGTTACTAAA TTCGGGATCGAACCGACAGGCGAAGATCGAAGAGTCGGAACGTCAAGTGAAGAGTGCGATTGTAATACGCGGACTTCAGGTCGACCCACAAAAATTTCTCGACCACGCGGAAACGCGTAA